A DNA window from Bdellovibrio sp. BCCA contains the following coding sequences:
- a CDS encoding DUF4097 family beta strand repeat-containing protein has protein sequence MSAITFILAHLLFQPVMAATYEVPVAEGDRLVLKGLEAQVQVVGQVGNSLKVSGVEESGTEGVFVVTKKDNIIEVKMNEYAGKRSWLNILPKAASQMKKIEIWGPAMPADIQLRGGSVVAQKWSKDLKVSVTQGRVSSLGGAGSLQVYVQKGDVNIQDHTGKVSADSYSGSMALKNIQGDVDASLFAGSLNIEKVRGFLSLSTQQSNSKVNLSSGTIQFENGKGSMNIQAFQGRMEGQNQEGSVAITMLLDSEVDVKTKSGKVSVQTPPSSGASLNLLTTEGEILVPSEIKVTKLSAEKSVRGRLRGDAQRGSIFVRSQDGTISVK, from the coding sequence ATGTCAGCGATCACTTTCATTCTCGCACATCTTCTATTTCAACCCGTTATGGCAGCCACTTATGAAGTCCCTGTCGCAGAGGGAGATCGTCTGGTCCTCAAAGGATTAGAAGCCCAGGTGCAGGTTGTGGGACAGGTTGGCAATTCTTTGAAAGTATCGGGCGTAGAAGAGTCCGGCACCGAGGGCGTTTTTGTCGTTACAAAAAAAGATAATATCATTGAAGTGAAAATGAATGAATACGCAGGAAAAAGATCCTGGCTGAACATCTTGCCCAAAGCGGCTTCACAAATGAAAAAAATTGAAATTTGGGGACCAGCAATGCCTGCAGATATTCAGTTGCGCGGCGGCTCCGTGGTCGCACAAAAATGGAGCAAAGACTTGAAAGTGAGTGTGACTCAAGGGCGTGTGAGTTCCTTGGGCGGAGCGGGTTCTTTGCAAGTTTACGTGCAAAAAGGCGACGTGAATATTCAAGATCACACCGGCAAAGTGTCAGCAGACTCTTATTCAGGCTCGATGGCTCTTAAAAATATTCAAGGTGATGTGGACGCGAGTCTTTTTGCAGGCTCCCTGAATATCGAAAAGGTGAGAGGATTCCTATCTCTTTCCACTCAGCAATCCAATAGCAAGGTGAATTTGAGCAGCGGTACAATTCAGTTTGAAAATGGCAAAGGCTCTATGAATATTCAGGCGTTTCAAGGACGCATGGAGGGGCAAAATCAAGAGGGTTCTGTGGCTATCACGATGCTTTTGGACTCAGAGGTCGACGTGAAAACGAAATCGGGAAAGGTGAGTGTGCAAACGCCGCCGTCTTCGGGGGCATCCTTGAATTTGCTCACAACCGAAGGGGAGATCCTAGTTCCCTCAGAAATCAAAGTGACTAAATTGAGTGCAGAGAAAAGTGTTCGTGGACGCTTGCGGGGCGACGCACAAAGAGGTAGTATTTTTGTGCGCAGTCAAGACGGCACAATTTCAGTGAAATGA
- a CDS encoding CoA transferase subunit B yields MPLNREQIAQRIAQEVEDGYCVNLGIGIPTLVANYIPKDKFVMLQSENGLLGMGPFPRESEIDADLINAGKQTVTALPGASFFSSADSFAMIRGGHVDLTVLGAMEVDETGSIANWMVPGKMVKGMGGAMDLVAGARNVIVAMQHTDKEGNSKLRKKCTLPLTGVNCIKKIVSDFGVIEVTPQGFVLKEYAPDLSPEKVLAATEGKMTIAPDCKPMKF; encoded by the coding sequence ATGCCTTTAAATAGAGAACAAATCGCTCAGCGTATTGCTCAAGAAGTTGAAGATGGCTATTGCGTGAATTTGGGAATTGGTATTCCTACATTGGTTGCCAACTACATCCCGAAAGACAAATTCGTTATGTTACAAAGCGAAAACGGTCTTTTAGGAATGGGCCCTTTCCCTCGTGAATCCGAAATCGACGCCGATCTTATCAACGCGGGAAAACAAACTGTGACCGCTCTTCCAGGGGCTAGTTTCTTTTCAAGTGCTGACAGCTTTGCGATGATTCGCGGTGGTCACGTGGACTTGACTGTTTTGGGTGCGATGGAAGTTGATGAAACTGGCAGCATCGCCAACTGGATGGTTCCAGGCAAAATGGTAAAAGGTATGGGCGGCGCCATGGATCTGGTTGCGGGCGCTCGCAACGTGATCGTGGCTATGCAACACACGGATAAAGAAGGAAACTCCAAACTTCGCAAGAAGTGCACGCTTCCTTTAACAGGTGTGAACTGTATCAAAAAAATCGTCAGCGATTTCGGCGTGATTGAGGTGACTCCACAAGGATTTGTCCTCAAAGAATACGCTCCTGATTTGAGTCCTGAGAAAGTTCTTGCGGCCACGGAAGGAAAGATGACAATCGCTCCTGACTGCAAACCCATGAAATTCTAA
- a CDS encoding CoA transferase subunit A, translated as MSKKVFKDAKSALFDVKDGMTLVLGGFGLCGIPENCIAVLRDMGVKNLTCVSNNAGVDDFGLGQLLQNRQIKKMISSYVGENALFEKLYMSGELELEFCPQGTLAERIRAGGAGIAGFYTPTGVGTLVAEGKEIKQFDGRDYVLERGIKGDFAFVKAWKGDKFGNLIFRKTARNFNPMAATAGKITVVEVEELVEIGELDPDQIHTPGVYVQRIFQGTNYEKRIEQKTVRKD; from the coding sequence ATGAGCAAAAAAGTCTTTAAAGATGCAAAGAGTGCGCTCTTTGACGTTAAAGATGGAATGACTTTGGTTCTTGGTGGATTCGGCCTTTGCGGAATCCCTGAGAACTGCATTGCTGTCTTGCGCGACATGGGCGTTAAAAATCTCACTTGCGTTTCTAACAACGCCGGTGTGGATGATTTTGGTTTGGGTCAGCTTTTGCAAAACCGTCAGATCAAAAAAATGATTTCGTCTTATGTCGGCGAGAATGCTCTTTTTGAAAAACTCTACATGAGCGGCGAACTCGAACTTGAGTTCTGCCCTCAAGGAACTTTGGCGGAGCGTATTCGTGCCGGTGGCGCGGGAATCGCTGGGTTCTATACTCCAACAGGAGTGGGAACTCTGGTTGCTGAAGGAAAAGAAATCAAACAATTCGACGGACGCGATTATGTTCTTGAGCGCGGAATCAAAGGCGACTTTGCTTTCGTGAAAGCTTGGAAAGGCGACAAGTTCGGAAATCTGATTTTCAGAAAAACGGCGCGCAACTTTAACCCGATGGCAGCAACAGCTGGTAAAATCACTGTCGTTGAAGTCGAAGAATTGGTTGAAATTGGTGAACTTGATCCAGATCAAATTCACACTCCAGGCGTTTACGTACAACGTATCTTCCAAGGAACGAACTACGAAAAACGCATTGAGCAAAAGACCGTGAGAAAGGACTAA
- a CDS encoding cyclic nucleotide-binding domain-containing protein, with translation MAEAKKVAKDTYLFRDGDAPDAMYIIKSGTFAVTKTKGTSEVVLAEINAGAMVGEMALFDNKPRSANVKATKDSEVIALPYESLTKQMDQLPVWVRAIMKTLNENLREANKKIKILENANPDEERFPPHIVNKYISILNLVGHKYGKPEEGGGVSFSSVLLRNYTIQIFQEATNKMQSVVNALTDLGYIAQEDRGDGTQKIINSKPQELFSFVDWYNEWLFKQEKDRLPALTDAEVKVLNGILLFARRVEPNNKGFRKVNLNDVQNESMKETGNLIRSDDVNPLIEKKYLTEKIMDEQGVYIMISLEDVESLARNWTIVNNLKRKLR, from the coding sequence GTGGCTGAAGCTAAAAAAGTAGCAAAAGATACTTACCTTTTTCGTGATGGCGATGCACCTGACGCCATGTACATTATTAAATCCGGTACTTTTGCAGTCACAAAAACCAAAGGCACTTCCGAAGTCGTTCTCGCAGAAATCAATGCAGGCGCGATGGTGGGAGAAATGGCTCTTTTCGACAACAAGCCCCGCAGTGCCAATGTCAAAGCGACAAAAGACTCTGAAGTGATCGCCCTCCCCTATGAATCTCTCACGAAGCAAATGGATCAACTGCCTGTGTGGGTGCGCGCGATCATGAAAACGCTGAACGAAAATCTGCGTGAAGCGAACAAGAAAATTAAAATTCTTGAAAATGCCAATCCCGATGAAGAGCGCTTCCCGCCTCATATCGTGAATAAATATATTTCGATCTTAAATCTTGTGGGTCATAAATACGGAAAACCTGAAGAAGGCGGCGGCGTGAGCTTTTCCTCTGTTCTTCTTCGCAACTACACGATTCAAATTTTCCAGGAAGCCACCAACAAAATGCAAAGCGTGGTGAATGCTTTGACGGATCTTGGTTATATCGCGCAAGAAGACCGTGGTGACGGAACTCAGAAAATCATCAACTCCAAACCTCAGGAACTTTTTTCTTTTGTTGATTGGTACAACGAATGGCTCTTTAAACAAGAAAAAGACCGCTTGCCGGCTTTGACCGATGCCGAAGTAAAAGTTCTTAATGGAATTCTTTTATTCGCGCGCCGAGTGGAACCTAACAACAAAGGTTTCCGCAAAGTGAATTTGAATGATGTACAAAATGAATCCATGAAAGAAACAGGAAACCTCATTCGCTCCGACGATGTGAATCCTTTGATTGAGAAAAAATATCTCACAGAAAAGATCATGGATGAACAAGGCGTCTACATTATGATCTCTCTAGAGGATGTGGAATCCTTGGCTCGCAACTGGACTATCGTTAATAATCTTAAACGAAAGCTCAGATAA
- a CDS encoding thiolase family protein, producing MENVVIVSSVRTPVATFQGGYSTLAAPKLGAIAIKEAISRAGVSANEIDECIMGEVLTAGVGQAPARQAALYAGLKNSTPCMTINKVCGSGLKAVMLAADSIALGNTKIAVAGGQENMTLSPHLLENSRSGYRMGPTQMTDSMIKDGLWDPYNNFHMGNAAEICVKEHGFTREEQDAFAIDSYKKAQDAWSKGLFKNEIAAVVVEGKKGAVTIDKDEEPFNTNFDKIPGLKPAFDKAGTITAANASKINDGAAAHVLMAESEAKKRGIKPLAKIVAHGTFAHDPKYFTTAPVGAIRGALNKAGLKIADIDLWEINEAFAVVTQVAMKELEIPAAKVNIHGGAVAIGHPIGASGARILATLVHALHTHGKRYGLATLCIGGGEAVALIIEKV from the coding sequence ATGGAAAATGTCGTGATTGTGAGCAGCGTAAGAACTCCTGTAGCAACTTTCCAAGGTGGTTATTCCACTCTGGCTGCACCAAAGCTCGGTGCAATTGCTATTAAAGAAGCTATTTCTCGTGCGGGTGTTTCCGCAAATGAAATCGACGAATGCATTATGGGTGAAGTTTTGACTGCAGGTGTTGGTCAAGCTCCGGCTCGTCAAGCGGCGTTGTATGCTGGACTTAAAAATTCAACTCCGTGCATGACGATCAATAAAGTTTGCGGATCTGGCCTTAAAGCTGTGATGTTGGCGGCTGATTCTATCGCTCTTGGTAATACAAAAATTGCCGTAGCCGGTGGCCAAGAGAACATGACTTTGTCTCCGCACTTGCTTGAAAATTCTCGCTCTGGTTACCGTATGGGACCCACACAAATGACAGACTCTATGATCAAAGACGGTCTTTGGGATCCGTACAACAATTTCCACATGGGAAATGCAGCAGAGATCTGTGTGAAAGAGCATGGTTTCACTCGTGAAGAGCAAGATGCTTTCGCGATTGATTCTTACAAAAAAGCTCAAGACGCTTGGAGCAAAGGTCTTTTCAAAAATGAAATCGCAGCCGTTGTCGTTGAAGGCAAAAAAGGCGCTGTGACAATTGATAAAGATGAAGAACCATTCAATACAAACTTCGATAAAATCCCTGGTTTGAAACCCGCTTTCGATAAAGCAGGAACAATCACGGCGGCGAACGCTTCTAAAATCAATGACGGAGCAGCAGCTCACGTTTTGATGGCGGAAAGCGAAGCGAAAAAACGCGGTATCAAACCTTTGGCAAAAATCGTAGCGCACGGAACATTCGCGCATGATCCAAAATATTTCACAACAGCTCCTGTGGGCGCGATCCGTGGTGCTTTGAACAAAGCCGGTCTTAAAATTGCGGATATCGATCTTTGGGAGATCAACGAAGCGTTTGCAGTCGTGACTCAAGTGGCGATGAAAGAACTTGAAATCCCAGCGGCGAAAGTGAACATCCACGGTGGTGCGGTAGCTATCGGTCATCCGATCGGCGCTTCGGGCGCTCGCATCCTGGCAACTCTTGTTCACGCTCTTCATACACACGGCAAGCGCTATGGTCTTGCTACTTTGTGTATTGGTGGCGGTGAAGCTGTCGCTTTGATCATCGAGAAGGTTTAA